The genomic stretch gggagagaaagagagattctgcaaataaaattttacaaaacaaaaagtattactaaaattactaaaatgtaattaaaaatacaacataaaaatataaaactaaaaatagTTTGTAGTTTAGTATGAGTTtagtataatatatacatatattatatatatacacagtaaaaaaaaatggataatGTACTGGCAGAAAATTACCAGGACAAAATTTCAATTGCAAGACAGTAGAGAGCCTATTTGTGGAGAGAGTGTCTAGAAATGCCTATGTCACATCTCTGTTGTCAGTTGAGTAGTTTTCATAGGTTTTAACTGCACCTCACTTAACAGTAGAAATTGTTGGATACTTTTAGCTGAGTTTAATCACAAAATCTCAAATTAAAGGCCAGATGTTGTGGTGGTTCTATTTACTCTGTGCACCATCAGATCCATCTGGGTGAGCTGCTGCTCTGTTTCACCCTCCCCCCCCTTATCTTCTACTGGAAGGGGGTAAATATCAGGAGGGGGTAGGTAGAGTTTGGGGGTAGGTAGAGGGAAGTTAAAAGCGCTGCCAGGTGTTGGCATcagatgttgtttttttgggggtCCATATGAAGCAGCACATCAAAGGCTGCCTAGAGGCCTGTGAAGTTTAAATCTGGGGAGTGGGCCTATACGCCCATCACTTCTCACCAGCATTCTCTTCTGTCTTTAGTTTTAGAGTGGCTCGTTGGCCACAGGCGGTTGGCAAGCACTGCAGGAAAGTGCCCACTATTGATCTGAAGGAACCTGCTTTCGATGGCTGCTTTTTGAAATATACAACTGATTTTATCAGTGTTTTGTCAAATTGAAGATATTTAAGAGCAGCAGGAATATCAAAGAAGAACATGCAGGGAACACTGATTCATTCCATTCATCCTAATTGCTTGTTTCCTTGAAGAAGACCATAAATATGCCCAACGCATGTTTCATCTCCTTGCTGACCTCTGCCCTCTTTATCCACCACTCTCTCTCATCAGTAATCCTACTCCCTCTGTATGGGCGTATTTGTTTCTCTGATTGCCCCAGAGACTCTATTTAATTGCCTAGAACTGTGTAAAGTGGCTCAGTTATCTTGATCTCCTTCTTCGTCAACTCCAACTAGGGATGAGCCATAAGACAATAGACTGAAATATAGTACAGTTTGAAATTTACACTTTAAGATTTGATCTGACCTTTAAAAATTACTTTCATCGGtttattcaattcagttcacatttatttgtatagcgcttttcacaatacatatcatttcaaagcagctttacagaaaatgcatgtcaacattacaatttagagtaatctgttatcagaTGTGAccaaattatgtaatttcagaaatgtacatatacaaatcacactgttagctaacaatgtataaatttaaacaatgtattaggcagaaacaatgagctcatttaagtaatgaatacatgttaactatgattaggatatatagaataATTTGGAatggtgcatgttgatccagagtttGCATCATCTGAAGGGGTTGGGGTcatctcttcacaggtgttggggcatctgaagtcttcataagaGGCTTGATCCAAACTGATGAAATATGGCAGCATATATactgaaaatagcagagggcctaacacagatCCTTGTGGCACTCCATAATTTACTGATGTTATCGTAGATTTTCCCccgtttaaataaataaaatggtaacaGTCTGATAGGTACGATCTAAACCACCTtaatgcctgtccctgaataTCAATGTAATATTGTAGTCGATCTaagagtattttatgatctatagtgtcgaaACTAGTATTGAGatacagccttggtcagaagctaaaagtaagtcatttgtaattttaacaagCGTAGATTCTGTGCTATGATGAAGCTTGAATCCTCACAAAAATGTTTCATAGATAAATATtagttatattgttttttttttgtttttaagttttACATAATGTGAAGCTTTTGTTAAattgttttggtttttgtttAAGTTCCAAATAACAAGATCATCACATGAGATGAAGTATaaagtattttatatctttttttcttgaatTTCCAGCAAAAAATGACTTGAAAAACTACAAAAAGTCAGTCATACTAAGATTTTAGACCACCTATCCCTAAACTCTAGACATGTTTCTATTCACTTGTCCTTAAAAGCCAGAATAAATcccacacttacacacacacagacttaaACATCCTCTCCATCTTTTAGCTCCAGAACCAGAGTGAATTAAGGGCTCCCACTGCAGAGAAGGCCGCCCTGTTTCTTGACGCCGCCATTGCAGCACGTAGCACCAACCGGCCGGATGCAGATGAGGAAGACCGGCGAAACTCGCACATGCTGTTCACCTTACACATCTATCAGTACCGCATGGAGAAGAGCGGCAAGGGTGGAAGTAAGTCTTGTGTTTGCACTGTGTGAAATGATACTGCTACGATGTTGAAGCCTCTGTGTGTACTAAATCGATTATACTCAGTCTAGTCtacttccttctcctcctcctcatttATCCAGTGAAAGGAAAAATACATCTCAAGCTTATTAATGTAATAGCTGAGATATTACAGGCCAAATCAGAGAGTTACCAGAATCCCTTCAATTTTCCTCTCGCTCCATCATGGTAGGAGGGAAATCAATCATGTCTgctttgaccacttcattaaacTTTAATGGAAATTTTAACAGGTAGTAATAATTCATGAGCAGCTAACAGCTCTAATCATAGTAGAAGTACCTGTCACTATGCCATCACGGTGCTAATTTGCATAGGTAAATACAGTGTTGGTCACTGTCTTTTAACAGTGGAATTGCCATGGAAACATCTTTAAATGGCTTAATTAAgccttttgattttaaaattgcAAAGGGCAGACAAAATGGCTAGGAATGGAGAAAAACGTTATGATATAGTGTTTCAAGGTCTAACATTTCTCTATGTCATCTTGTGTAATAACATGCAATACAACAGTGCATTGTCAATTCACTGACAATATGAACAACGTCTCTTATTCTTAGTAGTAGTCATTTGCTAGACATAGCTGAGGATATAATCACTGGAACAGTACCTCATCCGTACAGCACTCAAATGGGCATGCATTTAACCTTTTGTTACTCTAAGTGTATATCAATGGTCTGTTATCATATGGTCGTGATGAAATATATaagtatcatcggcatagcagtggaaactaattccatgttttcttataatgtTACCAAGTGGCAacatatatattgaaaatagcagagggcctaacacagatCCTTGTGGCACTCCATAATTTAAATCTTAGATTTATCcctgtttaaataaacaaaatggtaACAGTCTGATAGGTACAATCTAAACCACCTtaatgcctgtccctgaataTCAATGTAATATTGTAGTTGATCTAAGAGTATattatgatctatagtgtcgaacgcagctgttatattcataggGCAAAGAAAGAGTAGACAGCACATCACAGAAACTCACATGTGTATTTATGTCTCATATTGTGCATATTATGAATATAGGTGTTTATCTAGGCCAGCTTGATCTGTCTTTGAATCATAGTGGGCTGTTTAACTTACTCATGAATAAATCACACACAGTCTTGTCAGCCGCAGGTCTTCTCTGGGGGTGTTTATTAATATGTCTGTGCATTTGCCACTCCTCACTTTGCCTGACACTACCTCAGTGTGGGAGTGTCATCAGCGTGGTATAACCGCACTGGCAGCATCTCAAACTGTCAGTGAAATCGGTAATGAGTGGGGTTGATAATGTATTTTTATCTTCCATTACAAGGATGGTTAAGCTGGCATTTTTACCGAATGAGATATCACCCTCTCAAGTAAATCTGTGCTTTATTATttagaataatttattttattcagccAAGTTCGCTTTGTTTGCAACCATTAAACTTTGGAAACTCCATAATGTAAGTAGTTTATTTGCATAATGAACTAAGTGTCATTTACTCTTTGATTTGTTTTGATTATTGGCTTTTATCTCTCTAAAAGTTCATAACCACTATAGTGTTTCCATGATTTTGTTATATTAGCATATACAAAAGATGTCAGCATGAATGTTAACAGATGTTAATGAATGTGAATTGCTAGATCAAAGCAGAGCTGATGTAAATTTACCTGAAATTCCTGTATGATTTGTAGAAGGACAGTATGTTTGCATGGGTTGTGGCGTGAGACCCTAGGGATCAcctctcattttctctctctcttttttttcttcctttttttctctccagtgtCTGGTGGTAGGAGCAGATTACATCTGATTGACTTGGGAAGCTGTGAGAAGGTGCTTTGTAAGAGCAGGGATGCAGGAGGAggtctgtgtctgtctctcaCTGCATTAGGAAATGTCATACTGGCTTTGGCCAATGGAGCTAAACACGTTCCGTACAGGTAAGAAAATGTAAATCTTATAAGATATTGAAATGGGTCCTGTTGCTCAAAATGTGTAGATATGGTGCTAGCACCTTTAGTATAAATATTTCTACTACTAGTCAATATTGACAATTGACTTGCATAACTTCCAAGTGGAATATggtataaaatataaagtataaaatatAACGCAAATATGGCCATTAGCAGAATGTACATGATAATTCTGAATATGTACCTGAGATTTATTGCGTCTCCATAGAAGATGTAAAACTGAAGCATTTGAGCCAGCAACAAGCTTGTACCTGTGATCTTTGTGTTGACAGGTTTATTGTTTGACTGATGCACTGCTGTTTATCTGTATTTTGCAGAGATCATAGATGATGAGCTCATAGATCATGCATCTTTTTTGGAAATGGTTAAAAAACTGATATCTTTATAGGATCACATGAGCCTTATTTCTCACCTTTCTAAAAACCTATGCACATTTGGAAGAACTGCAATATAGACATTTTTGTAGCATTTGATTAATATCATGGCCGAAGTGTATATTGAACCTTTCGATGGTTCTGCACTTTCAGAGAACATTTAACAGCCAGGCTCCTTTGGTATTTGAGTAAACAGCACACTTTCTGCTGACAATCTATCAACCTGTGTTTATGCTgacaatgaaaatgtatttttctagGGATAGCAAGCTCACAATGTTACTGCGAGATTCCCTGGGGAACATCAACTGTAGGACAACCATGATTGCTCACATCTCTGACTCCCCTGCCAATTATGCAGAGTCTCTTACCACCATTCAGCTGGCCTCCCGAATCCATCGTATGAGGAAAAAGAAATCAAAGGTATCTTTTTTGAACTAGAATTCAAGAACTGAGTAGAATTCAAGaatacttaaaataataatCGGATATTGTATTTAGAAGGTCAGTGCTGATTTCAATCTTTTATCCCAAATAAAGTGAACTTTTTAGAGATGACATAGAATAGAAATGTGTTTTGTGCATATTAACAGCAACAGTGATTTAGATTATATTTAAGTATCATAAGTTTCAATGTCATGGGACATAGAAAAAGTCACATGATGTATTGAAGTTGAGGTAGTCCTGCAAAAGCTAGTCCTGGTTTTAAAAACTCTTTACTATATAATTAAGCATAATTAAGTCATATATTGTTGTCTTGACATTTGTATAACCCTCAGAGTACAGTCAATGCATCAGCTACTTAGACATAACAAAATGTGTTCATGCATAAGTTTTGACAAGGTTACAACAATACCATTACATCAGAGTTCcagagttatttttttaaatgttattttggtgtttttttgtCAAGTATGCATCGAGTTCTTCTGGAGGGGAGAGTTCCTGCGATGAGGGAAGGATCCGTCGACCACCACATTTGCGGCCTTTCCATCCCCGGACTGTGGCCCTTGACCCAGATCTTCCATCATTCCTCAGTGATCCTGACTATTCTTCAAGCAGCGAGCAATCATGCGACACTGTAATTTATGTTGGCCCTGGTGGTGCTGCCATCTCTGATCGAGAGCTCAGTGACAATGAAGGACCCCCAGCCTTTGTTCCTATCATCCCTTCTCTTAACCGTAAGCAACGAGGGAAAGAAGGGCCAGTTGATCATGATCACTTCAAATGTAACACCTTTGCTGAGCTTCAGGAGCGATTAGAATGTATTGATGGTAGTGAGGAACCTACAGCCTTTGTTGGAGAATCTGGAGAAAATTCTGCAAGTCCTAAAATGGACCGCAGTGCAGCCAAGTTGAAAGAAGACTCTAGTTGCATTTCAGTTTCTCCCAAGACTCCTACCAAAGCACTATCATCAACACAGGACAGCATATCCAAAAAGTCAATTTCTGTGGCCAATAAACTGCCCAGCAGTCCAAAACACAAATCCAAATTGGAACATTCGAAATTGCAAAGTGCCACATCAGACAAAGATCTCAGAGACATGTCTGAGACTGTGTGTAGGACACGTGCAGATGGTGAAAAGGTGCAAATAGATACTGGATTCCTATGCACACCAGGAAAACAAAGTAAACCAATAGTTTCCCAAAACtcagagcctgtggttagggaAAAGGTTTTTTCCAATAAAAAGTTACCCAAGCCTGCTCCCCCACCACCACAACAAAGAGACTATGGCAGGGTAAGTAGTGAAACTGAAGAAAAGTCTGCCACGAGGATACCACCAATTGGGATGAGCCATCAAAAAAGAGGTGATTCAAATGGGAACTCACCTGTCAAAGTCCATCACCTCAATCCCAGGACTCCTGGGGAACTGAGGTCCAATCTTAGGGAGAGGTGCATGGAGAAGGACATATTGAGGACAACTGTAACTCTCAAACAGCCAGTAGAACTAAACGGAGAGGATGAGCTTGTATTCACTCTTGTGGAAGAGTTATCAATTGGCAGTATTGTGGACAATGGGAGGCCCTCCAGTATTGTGAGTTTCAATAGTGATTGCTCATTACAGGCCCTTGCCTCAGGATCACGACCAGTAAGCATCATTAGTAGCATCAATGATGAGTTTGATGCCTATACATGCAGTGTTGGTACCTCTGAGGCAAACATTAAAATGGTGGCTCCATTACAGGAGAAAACATTTGCTTCGCTCGGCAGCCGTGGTTCTTCTATCACTTCATGGCTCAGCGAAGTAAGTGTCTGTACTCTGGAGAGTGAAGGTGCCCAATCAGCAGATGTCTTTTTCCCTCAAGGTACTCATACTGGTCTAGATAGCAGTTTCTACCTTGATTCTTTAAACATGTTCCAAAGCAGCCCTCAAAAGGAACCCAAGAACTCTTTGAATGATAGTGGCTGTAGCTTCTCAGATTTGGACAGTGACAGTGCTATATCAAGCAAACTCTCTCTTAGCAACTGCCCATCTTCTCCAGAGGCCCCACAATCATCTGCCAAAAATTTGCCTAAACTCGCAAAGGCAAATACCATTCATTTAGCCGATCCCAAGTCCTTTCAAGATTCCCAAGTTGTCCAATGTAGTCTTTCCAGGAAATTAAAACCTACCTCATCTATAGCCCAGAGTAGCAGTATCAGTGGAAGCAGCTCCAGTAGCAACTGGAGGCGTGAACCACCTAGGCAAGACTGCATACCAGATCCATGGCACCGAGTAGATAGCTCATTGGAGTCTTCTACAACTTCTAATTCAGGTTCTTCGTCCAGACTGGTAAAAAATGGAATGAGTGGAATTCCTGCAAGAAAAGCAGGCACAAGCAGCAGTGTGCCTCGAATGCCCAAAACACTAGGGTCAAACCCATCCCAAAGGGTGGTGGATGGATGtgaaaaaaacatcaacaacAGGAAAATGGAGTCCCCGAGCAAGATGCCACAGCTCAGACGAGGTGCAACAACGCTTGGGACAGTTCCAGTCATCCATACGTCCATTGATGTCAAGCTTGCACAAGATATTAGTTCCTCAACAAGCAGTTTGAAGTTCTCCTCTTTAGGAAAAAATGGAaaagcaagcaagcaagaaGAGAGTATGTCAAAACCTGGGAATGTATCGCCACCTCCTCCTCCAGTTCGCAAATCCAGTTTGGATCAAAAGAATCGAATCCTGTTTCCCTCAAGTGCCTTAAAGTCTGCTTATGATGCAGGAAAGTCTTTAGCACCAAGGGCTACAGGTTTAGAGGATGACAGTGATATTTGCTCTAGGGGTGATTCAAATAGTTTAAGAGCATCTAACTTAAAGTCAGAACATAGTTTGATAAAAGCAACCTCCAGTCTCAAAGCTAGAGGAGCTAGAGGTGATACAGGACAGCTTTATGGGAGCCAGATATCTCTAGAAAGATGTGACAGTTTATCGTCTTTGGG from Megalobrama amblycephala isolate DHTTF-2021 linkage group LG5, ASM1881202v1, whole genome shotgun sequence encodes the following:
- the kif26ab gene encoding kinesin-like protein KIF26A isoform X3, whose protein sequence is MMDWKEVAAQKLNLSSKRKKQQPPLVYPQEPSIYPTNFSAVLQFSPPPAPPCLLRAGSKAKENPGMGKVKVMMRICPSLGVVDSSESMSFLKVDTRKKQLTLYDPSLNTQPTSVHRRAVLPAPKMFAFDAVFPQDASQAEVCSGTVAEVIQSVVNGADGCIFCFGHVKVGKTYTMIGSDSSMQNLGIAPCAISWLFKLINERKEKTGTRFSVRVSAVEIYGKDESLQDLLSDVPTGSLQDGQSPGVYLREDPICGTQLQNQSELRAPTAEKAALFLDAAIAARSTNRPDADEEDRRNSHMLFTLHIYQYRMEKSGKGGMSGGRSRLHLIDLGSCEKVLCKSRDAGGGLCLSLTALGNVILALANGAKHVPYRDSKLTMLLRDSLGNINCRTTMIAHISDSPANYAESLTTIQLASRIHRMRKKKSKYASSSSGGESSCDEGRIRRPPHLRPFHPRTVALDPDLPSFLSDPDYSSSSEQSCDTVIYVGPGGAAISDRELSDNEGPPAFVPIIPSLNRKQRGKEGPVDHDHFKCNTFAELQERLECIDGSEEPTAFVGESGENSASPKMDRSAAKLKEDSSCISVSPKTPTKALSSTQDSISKKSISVANKLPSSPKHKSKLEHSKLQSATSDKDLRDMSETVCRTRADGEKVQIDTGFLCTPGKQSKPIVSQNSEPVVREKVFSNKKLPKPAPPPPQQRDYGRVSSETEEKSATRIPPIGMSHQKRGDSNGNSPVKVHHLNPRTPGELRSNLRERCMEKDILRTTVTLKQPVELNGEDELVFTLVEELSIGSIVDNGRPSSIVSFNSDCSLQALASGSRPVSIISSINDEFDAYTCSVGTSEANIKMVAPLQEKTFASLGSRGSSITSWLSEVSVCTLESEGAQSADVFFPQGTHTGLDSSFYLDSLNMFQSSPQKEPKNSLNDSGCSFSDLDSDSAISSKLSLSNCPSSPEAPQSSAKNLPKLAKANTIHLADPKSFQDSQVVQCSLSRKLKPTSSIAQSSSISGSSSSSNWRREPPRQDCIPDPWHRVDSSLESSTTSNSGSSSRLVKNGMSGIPARKAGTSSSVPRMPKTLGSNPSQRVVDGCEKNINNRKMESPSKMPQLRRGATTLGTVPVIHTSIDVKLAQDISSSTSSLKFSSLGKNGKASKQEESMSKPGNVSPPPPPVRKSSLDQKNRILFPSSALKSAYDAGKSLAPRATGLEDDSDICSRGDSNSLRASNLKSEHSLIKATSSLKARGARGDTGQLYGSQISLERCDSLSSLGSKPALSRENSGASLNSKSSKSVSRFGSPVSTSSPIATSPPPCINPVGTVKNGIVKGSLNARPIPVNTNKARTLSANNSKALSSSTKSLLAPATRNANLPPSGKTALPRATVGGNGKSTRGTIMGTKQAMRAANSRVSELALANTSGKHTRGSGDSDSGNDSGVNLNDDKHTPIPILPSPYSKITAPRRPQRYSSGHGSDNSSVLSGELPPAMGRTALFYHSGGSSGYESMIRDSEATGSASSAHDSMSESGMSSSGRTRSSKAPKKRSNGLQRRRLIPAPLPDTSSLGKSGTTGQWVDLPPMSGPLKEPFEIKVYEIDDVERLQRRRQEKTEEGLMYFNTKLKVLEKRQQQIRDLRAKHKFLKEELEDTKSRLMMDPSKWIGEFEVDQDLDQESQEYFEALEQATAELEYCVNLCKSRVMMVTCFDIRVASDVQEGPREVEV